The following are encoded in a window of Prevotella melaninogenica genomic DNA:
- a CDS encoding electron transfer flavoprotein subunit beta/FixA family protein, with amino-acid sequence MSLKIVVLAKQVPDTRNVGKDAMTAEGTVNRAALPAIFNPEDLNALEQALRLKEQNPGSTVGILTMGPPRAGEIIRQGLYRGADTGWLLTDRKFAGADTLATSYALAMAVQKIGDVDIVIGGRQAIDGDTAQVGPQVAQKLGLNQVTYAEEILKIEDGKATIRRHIDGGVETVVAPLPVLITVNGTAAPARPCNAKLVMKYKYATCPMERKGDEPWAHLYEERPYLTLNQWSVADVNGDEEQCGLSGSPTKVKSVQNIVFQAKESKTLTGSDGDVEGLIKELLGEKIIG; translated from the coding sequence ATGAGTTTGAAAATTGTAGTACTTGCTAAGCAGGTACCTGACACAAGAAATGTGGGAAAAGATGCCATGACAGCCGAAGGAACGGTAAACCGTGCCGCACTGCCAGCCATCTTCAACCCAGAAGACCTAAACGCTTTGGAGCAGGCTCTGAGACTGAAGGAACAGAACCCAGGCTCTACTGTAGGAATCTTAACCATGGGTCCTCCACGTGCCGGAGAAATCATCCGACAGGGACTCTATCGTGGTGCTGATACAGGCTGGCTACTTACCGACCGTAAGTTTGCTGGTGCTGACACACTCGCTACTTCTTATGCTTTGGCGATGGCTGTACAGAAAATCGGTGATGTAGACATCGTCATCGGTGGACGTCAGGCTATCGATGGTGATACCGCACAGGTAGGACCACAGGTTGCACAGAAGTTAGGACTCAATCAAGTTACATACGCAGAGGAAATCCTAAAGATTGAGGATGGCAAGGCTACTATCCGCCGTCATATTGATGGTGGTGTAGAGACCGTTGTTGCTCCATTACCAGTTCTCATCACTGTGAATGGTACTGCTGCTCCAGCACGTCCTTGCAATGCCAAACTCGTGATGAAGTACAAGTATGCTACTTGTCCTATGGAACGCAAAGGTGATGAGCCTTGGGCACATCTCTACGAGGAGCGTCCTTACCTCACACTGAATCAGTGGTCAGTTGCCGATGTCAACGGTGATGAGGAGCAGTGCGGTTTAAGTGGTTCACCAACAAAGGTGAAGTCTGTTCAGAACATCGTCTTCCAAGCTAAGGAGAGCAAGACCCTCACTGGCTCAGATGGAGATGTAGAAGGACTCATCAAAGAACTGTTAGGAGAGAAGATTATTGGTTAA
- a CDS encoding electron transfer flavoprotein subunit alpha/FixB family protein, whose product MNNVFVYCEIEETTVQEVSQELLTKGRKLANELGVELHAIAAGSGIKGKVEDQILPYGVDKLFVFDSEGLFPYTSAPHTDILVNLFTEEKPQICLMGATVIGRDLGPRVSSSLTSGLTADCTQLEIGDYEDKKAGKRYENLLYQIRPAFGGNIVATIVNPDHRPQMATVRSGVMQKAIYEGEAKGEVVYPDVAKYIPEVDYVVKVIDRHVEPAQNNLKEASIVIAGGYGVGSKEGFDLLFKLAKELHGEVGASRAAVDAGWVDHDRQIGQTGVTVHPKVYIACGISGQIQHIAGMQDSGIVISINNDPDAPINAIADYIINGTVEEVVPKLIKYYKQNSK is encoded by the coding sequence ATGAACAACGTATTTGTATATTGCGAAATAGAGGAAACCACTGTACAGGAGGTTTCACAGGAGCTGTTGACCAAGGGTCGCAAGCTCGCAAATGAGTTAGGTGTGGAACTCCATGCCATCGCTGCTGGTAGTGGCATCAAAGGAAAGGTAGAAGACCAAATCCTGCCATACGGTGTAGACAAACTCTTTGTCTTTGATAGTGAGGGACTCTTCCCTTACACATCAGCACCACACACAGACATTCTTGTAAACCTCTTCACTGAGGAGAAACCACAGATCTGTTTGATGGGTGCTACCGTTATCGGTCGTGACCTCGGTCCACGTGTGTCATCGTCATTGACAAGTGGTCTTACTGCTGATTGTACTCAACTTGAGATTGGTGACTACGAAGATAAGAAAGCTGGTAAGCGTTATGAGAACCTGCTCTATCAGATTCGCCCTGCCTTCGGTGGTAACATCGTAGCAACCATCGTCAATCCTGACCACCGTCCACAGATGGCTACTGTACGTTCTGGCGTTATGCAGAAGGCTATCTATGAGGGTGAGGCAAAGGGCGAGGTTGTCTATCCAGATGTGGCGAAGTATATCCCAGAGGTTGACTATGTCGTAAAGGTTATCGACCGTCATGTTGAGCCTGCACAGAATAACCTCAAGGAGGCTTCAATCGTTATCGCAGGTGGCTATGGTGTCGGTTCAAAAGAGGGTTTCGACTTACTCTTTAAGTTGGCTAAAGAGCTTCATGGAGAGGTTGGTGCCAGCCGTGCTGCTGTTGATGCAGGTTGGGTAGACCACGACCGTCAGATTGGTCAGACCGGTGTTACCGTCCATCCAAAGGTTTACATCGCTTGTGGTATCTCTGGACAGATTCAGCACATTGCTGGTATGCAGGACAGTGGTATCGTCATCTCTATCAACAACGACCCAGACGCTCCTATCAATGCCATCGCTGACTATATCATCAATGGCACCGTCGAAGAGGTTGTTCCGAAGTTGATAAAGTATTATAAGCAGAATAGTAAGTAA
- a CDS encoding endonuclease domain-containing protein, with translation MTKENRKKCTYKTASPDRYHILKDFAKENRNEMTLAEEILWKELKGTRGEYHFRRQHPIGDFIVDFVCLSQNLVIEVDGAYHKQPLQEVDDETRTEYLNEMGFNVLRFTNEEIYTDIDNVIEQITEFINNE, from the coding sequence ATGACTAAAGAAAATAGAAAGAAATGCACCTACAAGACAGCTTCACCTGATAGGTACCACATTCTAAAGGACTTTGCAAAGGAGAATCGAAACGAGATGACTTTGGCAGAAGAGATTCTATGGAAAGAATTAAAAGGTACAAGGGGCGAATACCATTTCAGAAGACAGCATCCTATAGGTGACTTTATTGTAGACTTTGTATGCCTTTCACAGAACTTAGTCATAGAAGTAGACGGAGCTTACCATAAGCAACCGCTACAAGAGGTAGACGATGAAACAAGAACAGAATACCTCAACGAAATGGGCTTTAATGTGCTTAGATTCACCAACGAAGAAATATACACGGACATAGACAATGTGATAGAACAAATAACCGAATTTATAAACAACGAATAA
- a CDS encoding mechanosensitive ion channel family protein, which yields MIPKLPHHLLEDVLEEIRIFVENIIESIGVHGHTVPVLRHVLLTLVAILLAFIAERICKYLFVPLVLRLVKRTQARWDDVVLDHQVLRTACHIVPALVIWQLMPLVFYQYHVVQVALTRITAVYLTVATTRLVTKLIDRLRYLNTKPSDSTSLYLKSFCGVLKILAIFIAVIVVVGILINRSPMTLLAGLGATSAILMLVFKDTIDGLVAGVRLTSNEMIHIGDHIALPGGFVDGTVIDITLTTVKIRQGDNTITTVPPLTLVNGMFQNWKGLDDVDGQRVKKMIYFDVRSIRIADDGLKQQLIDKGLAKADDLKGEVVTTALFRRYMEDYLAKREDVNTQMPLLVRQLEATQAGVPMELYFFLRLKDWIPYEHAMADILEHVYAYANEFGLKVYAQTPVQ from the coding sequence ATGATACCAAAGCTTCCCCATCATCTCCTTGAAGATGTCCTTGAAGAGATAAGAATCTTCGTAGAGAACATCATTGAGTCAATCGGTGTACATGGTCATACCGTTCCTGTATTGCGTCATGTCTTATTGACATTAGTAGCTATCTTGTTGGCTTTCATTGCCGAACGAATCTGTAAATACTTATTCGTTCCCCTTGTTCTTCGTCTGGTAAAGCGTACGCAAGCTCGATGGGACGATGTAGTCCTTGACCATCAAGTGTTGCGCACAGCCTGCCACATTGTCCCTGCCTTGGTGATATGGCAGTTGATGCCGCTTGTCTTCTATCAGTACCATGTTGTTCAGGTGGCTTTGACACGAATAACTGCCGTCTATCTTACCGTAGCAACGACGCGACTTGTGACGAAACTCATCGACCGCCTGCGCTATCTTAACACGAAACCCAGTGACTCGACGAGTCTTTATCTTAAGTCTTTCTGTGGCGTGTTGAAGATTCTTGCTATCTTTATTGCTGTGATTGTGGTGGTTGGAATCCTTATTAATCGTAGTCCGATGACGTTGTTAGCTGGATTAGGAGCTACCTCTGCCATTCTTATGTTAGTCTTTAAAGATACGATTGACGGCCTTGTTGCTGGTGTTCGTCTGACGAGTAACGAGATGATTCATATTGGTGATCATATTGCTTTGCCTGGAGGCTTCGTAGATGGAACGGTTATTGATATCACACTCACAACTGTGAAGATTCGTCAGGGCGATAATACGATTACCACCGTACCGCCTCTTACATTAGTTAATGGAATGTTCCAGAACTGGAAGGGGTTGGATGATGTAGACGGACAGCGTGTCAAGAAGATGATTTACTTTGATGTGCGCAGCATTCGTATTGCTGACGATGGACTCAAGCAGCAACTTATAGATAAGGGACTTGCCAAGGCGGACGACCTAAAGGGTGAGGTTGTGACGACCGCTCTTTTCCGTCGTTATATGGAGGATTACCTTGCCAAGCGTGAGGATGTCAATACGCAGATGCCTCTCCTCGTACGCCAATTAGAGGCGACACAGGCAGGTGTCCCTATGGAACTTTACTTCTTCCTGCGTCTGAAAGACTGGATTCCTTACGAGCATGCCATGGCTGACATCCTCGAACATGTTTATGCCTATGCCAATGAGTTCGGCTTGAAAGTCTATGCACAGACCCCTGTGCAGTAA
- a CDS encoding acyl-CoA dehydrogenase family protein, whose product MANYYTDHPEIAFHLEHPLMKRIVELKERNYADASTHADAPVNYEDAIENYKRILDITGDITANIIASNSEAVDIEGPHLIDNRMHYASKTLENIQATRQAGLWGVSMPRRYGGLNLPNVVFSMMSELIAAADAGFQNIWSLQSCIDTLYEFGNEEQRQKYIPRICEGEMMSMDLTEPDAGSDLQRVMLKATFDEKENCWRLNGVKRFITNGDSDIHLVLARSEEGTHDGRGLSMFIYDKRNGGVDVRHIEHKLGIHGSPTCELVYKNAKAELCGNVRMGLIKYVMALMNGARLGIAAQSVGLEQEAYNEGLAYAKDRAQFGKKIVNFPAVYDMLSRMKAKLDAGRSLLYQTARYVDIYKALEDIARDQKLTPEERQEMKKYTRLADAFTPLAKGINSEYANQTAYDSISIHGGSGFIMEYKCQRLYRDARIFSIYEGTTQLQVVAAVRYITNGTYLSIMKEMLEGELSCDCMKGLRDCVAKLIQLYEEAVEKVNASENQDVHDFLARRLYNMTADIIGSLLLIEDASKAPDLFKKSAHVFVRMAEEEVIGHTAYIKAFNPEALEQFKAVEEETEEA is encoded by the coding sequence ATGGCAAATTATTATACTGACCACCCAGAAATAGCGTTTCACTTGGAGCATCCATTGATGAAACGCATCGTAGAACTGAAAGAGCGTAACTACGCTGATGCTTCTACACACGCTGACGCACCAGTAAACTATGAGGATGCTATCGAGAACTACAAGCGCATCTTGGATATCACTGGTGACATAACAGCAAATATCATTGCATCTAACTCTGAGGCTGTTGACATCGAAGGTCCACACCTTATCGACAACCGTATGCACTATGCCAGCAAGACCTTGGAGAATATCCAGGCTACACGTCAAGCAGGATTGTGGGGCGTTTCTATGCCTCGCCGCTATGGTGGACTGAACCTTCCAAACGTTGTCTTCTCAATGATGTCTGAGTTGATTGCTGCTGCCGATGCTGGTTTCCAGAACATCTGGTCTTTGCAGTCTTGTATCGACACACTCTATGAGTTTGGTAATGAGGAGCAGCGTCAGAAGTATATTCCTCGTATCTGTGAGGGTGAGATGATGTCAATGGACCTCACCGAGCCTGATGCTGGTTCCGACCTTCAGCGTGTAATGCTCAAGGCTACCTTCGATGAGAAGGAGAACTGCTGGCGTCTGAATGGTGTGAAGCGTTTCATTACCAATGGCGACTCTGACATCCACCTCGTTCTTGCACGTTCAGAAGAGGGTACACATGATGGTCGTGGTCTTTCTATGTTCATCTACGACAAGCGTAACGGCGGTGTTGACGTACGTCATATCGAGCATAAACTCGGTATCCATGGTTCTCCTACCTGCGAGCTTGTTTACAAGAATGCGAAGGCAGAACTCTGTGGTAACGTCCGCATGGGTCTTATTAAATATGTAATGGCTTTGATGAATGGTGCTCGCCTTGGTATCGCAGCACAGTCTGTCGGCCTTGAGCAAGAGGCTTATAACGAGGGATTGGCTTACGCAAAGGACCGTGCACAGTTCGGTAAGAAGATTGTCAACTTCCCAGCTGTCTATGATATGCTCTCTCGTATGAAGGCGAAACTCGATGCTGGTCGTTCTCTCTTGTATCAGACAGCACGCTATGTTGATATCTACAAGGCATTGGAAGATATCGCACGTGACCAGAAGCTCACCCCTGAGGAGCGTCAGGAGATGAAGAAGTACACTCGCCTTGCTGATGCTTTCACACCATTGGCAAAGGGTATCAACTCCGAGTATGCTAACCAGACTGCCTACGACTCTATCTCTATCCATGGTGGTTCTGGTTTCATCATGGAGTATAAGTGTCAGCGTCTATACCGTGATGCACGTATCTTCTCTATCTACGAGGGTACAACACAGCTACAGGTTGTTGCTGCCGTACGTTACATCACTAACGGTACTTACCTCTCTATCATGAAGGAAATGCTTGAGGGCGAACTCTCTTGCGACTGCATGAAGGGTCTGCGTGATTGTGTAGCCAAACTTATTCAGCTCTATGAAGAGGCTGTTGAGAAGGTTAACGCAAGCGAAAACCAGGATGTTCACGACTTCCTCGCACGCCGTCTTTACAACATGACAGCCGACATCATCGGTTCTCTCCTCCTTATCGAGGATGCTTCTAAAGCACCAGACCTCTTCAAGAAGTCTGCTCATGTCTTTGTTCGCATGGCTGAGGAAGAAGTTATCGGTCACACCGCTTATATCAAAGCCTTCAACCCAGAAGCCCTTGAGCAGTTCAAGGCTGTGGAAGAAGAGACTGAAGAAGCATAA